Proteins from a genomic interval of Streptomyces fodineus:
- a CDS encoding enoyl-CoA hydratase/isomerase family protein has protein sequence MTVNLEVAEGVGTLRLDRPPMNALDVATQDRLKELAEEATRRDDVRAVVIYGGERVFAAGADIKEMQNMDHTAMVLRARALQDSFTAVARIPKPVVAAITGYALGGGCELALCADYRIAGDNAKLGQPEILLGLIPGAGGTQRLSRLVGPSKAKDLIFTGRQVKADEALAIGLVDRVVPAAEVYEQAHAWAAKLAQGPAIALRAAKESVDTGLETDIDTGLAVERNWFAGLFATEDRETGMRSFVEEGPGKAKFR, from the coding sequence ATGACCGTCAATCTCGAAGTCGCCGAAGGCGTCGGAACCCTGCGCCTGGACCGTCCGCCGATGAACGCGCTGGACGTCGCCACCCAGGACCGGCTGAAGGAGCTCGCCGAGGAGGCCACGCGCCGCGACGACGTGCGCGCCGTGGTGATCTACGGCGGCGAGCGGGTGTTCGCGGCGGGCGCGGACATCAAGGAGATGCAGAACATGGACCACACCGCGATGGTCCTGCGCGCCCGCGCGCTGCAGGACTCCTTCACGGCCGTGGCCCGCATCCCCAAGCCCGTCGTCGCCGCCATCACCGGCTACGCGCTCGGCGGCGGCTGCGAACTCGCCCTGTGCGCCGACTACCGCATCGCCGGCGACAACGCCAAGCTCGGCCAGCCCGAGATCCTGCTCGGCCTGATCCCGGGCGCCGGCGGCACCCAGCGGCTGTCCCGGCTGGTCGGCCCCTCCAAGGCCAAGGACCTCATCTTCACGGGCCGTCAGGTCAAGGCCGACGAGGCCCTCGCGATCGGCCTGGTGGACCGCGTCGTCCCGGCCGCCGAGGTGTACGAGCAGGCGCACGCCTGGGCCGCGAAGCTCGCCCAGGGCCCGGCGATCGCCCTGCGCGCGGCGAAGGAGTCGGTCGACACCGGCCTGGAGACCGACATCGACACCGGCCTCGCCGTCGAACGCAACTGGTTCGCGGGCCTGTTCGCCACCGAGGACCGCGAGACCGGCATGCGCAGCTTCGTGGAGGAGGGGCCGGGCAAGGCCAAGTTCCGCTGA
- a CDS encoding L,D-transpeptidase, translating into MNIRPIPGASAAGRRGRKGLALTAGALVLSLAACGGGGGKGSGDGKGKETQQGKEQSAAAVSISPKSGATGVDTSGALKVNVARGKLTEVTVKDAKGAAVPGSITGGGASWTPATHLTASTKYTVHAVAKDSEGREAAEDSTFTTLTPKNTFLGYFTPEDGSTVGVGMPFSVNFTRGITSPQAVEKAIRIRTEPAVDVEGHWFGNDRLDFRPEKYWKAGTKVTVDLNLDGVEGRDGVYGKQHKTIKFTIGRNQVSVVDAKKHTMKVTQDGKVIKTIPVTTGKPGYDTWNGQMVITEKLAVTRMNGETVGYGGEYDIKDVPHAMRLTTSGTFLHGNYWGGDAFGNYNASHGCVGLSDVRGGSDGSTPAAWMFDHSIIGDVVVVKNADDRTVSPDNGLNGWNMSWADWKK; encoded by the coding sequence TTGAACATACGGCCTATACCGGGGGCGTCGGCGGCGGGGCGGCGAGGCCGTAAGGGACTGGCACTGACGGCCGGTGCCCTGGTGCTCTCCCTCGCGGCGTGCGGCGGGGGCGGCGGCAAGGGTTCGGGCGACGGCAAGGGCAAGGAGACCCAGCAGGGCAAGGAGCAGTCCGCCGCCGCCGTCTCCATATCGCCCAAGTCCGGCGCCACCGGCGTCGACACCAGCGGCGCGCTCAAGGTGAACGTCGCGCGCGGCAAGCTGACCGAGGTCACCGTCAAGGACGCCAAGGGCGCGGCGGTCCCCGGCAGCATCACCGGCGGGGGCGCGTCCTGGACGCCGGCGACCCATCTGACCGCGTCCACCAAGTACACGGTGCACGCGGTCGCCAAGGACTCCGAGGGCCGCGAGGCCGCCGAGGACTCCACGTTCACCACCCTCACCCCGAAGAACACCTTCCTCGGCTACTTCACCCCCGAGGACGGCTCCACCGTCGGCGTGGGAATGCCGTTCTCCGTCAACTTCACCCGGGGCATCACGAGCCCGCAGGCCGTGGAGAAGGCCATCAGGATCAGGACCGAGCCGGCCGTCGACGTCGAGGGCCACTGGTTCGGCAACGACCGCCTGGACTTCCGCCCGGAGAAGTACTGGAAGGCAGGCACCAAGGTCACCGTCGACCTGAACCTGGACGGCGTAGAGGGCCGCGACGGCGTCTACGGCAAGCAGCACAAGACCATCAAGTTCACCATCGGCCGCAACCAGGTCTCCGTCGTGGACGCCAAGAAGCACACGATGAAGGTCACCCAGGACGGCAAGGTCATCAAGACCATCCCGGTCACCACCGGCAAGCCCGGTTACGACACCTGGAACGGCCAGATGGTCATCACCGAGAAGCTCGCGGTGACCCGCATGAACGGCGAGACCGTCGGCTACGGCGGCGAGTACGACATCAAGGACGTCCCGCACGCCATGCGCCTGACCACCTCAGGCACCTTCCTGCACGGCAACTACTGGGGCGGCGACGCCTTCGGCAACTACAACGCCAGCCACGGCTGCGTCGGCCTGAGCGACGTGCGCGGCGGCTCCGACGGCTCGACCCCGGCCGCATGGATGTTCGACCACTCGATCATCGGCGACGTGGTGGTCGTGAAGAACGCGGACGACCGTACGGTGTCCCCGGACAATGGGCTGAACGGGTGGAACATGTCGTGGGCCGACTGGAAGAAGTGA
- a CDS encoding L,D-transpeptidase encodes MRHVQGRARRTGAALAAVLTWVALLAGCSAGGSGPLGLGGAFGVGSELGRPPAPEDVIHVTPDDDSKGVRPEQRLRVRVPDGRLEKVTVVKSQDAQDSPVPGRIGADGRTWRPDEDRLALAAKYTVDVVALDADGRRSARHTTFTTLVPEERFIGYVTPENRAVVGTGMIVSLSFSREITDRAAVERAVRVSAQPPVEIRPHWFGGSRLDFRPEQYWKPGTEVTVDLNLRDVQGAPGVYGLQDKTFAFTVGRSQVSLVDAARHTMQVRRDGRLLATVPVTAGAPGNPTYNGKMVVMDMLDVTRMNSHTVGFGGEYDIPDVPHAMKLTDSGTYLHGNYWSPDAPGRVNVSHGCVGLRDVKGGSSATPAGWFFDRSLIGDVIEVVGSRERTVAPDNGLGGWNMTWQEWKAGSAVK; translated from the coding sequence GTGAGGCACGTACAAGGACGCGCACGGCGCACGGGAGCCGCGCTGGCCGCCGTACTGACATGGGTGGCACTGCTCGCAGGGTGTTCCGCCGGTGGCTCCGGGCCGCTCGGGCTGGGCGGAGCCTTCGGGGTGGGCTCGGAGCTCGGCAGACCCCCGGCACCCGAGGACGTCATCCATGTCACCCCCGACGACGACAGCAAGGGCGTCCGGCCCGAGCAGCGGCTGCGGGTACGGGTGCCCGACGGGCGCCTGGAGAAGGTGACCGTCGTCAAGTCGCAGGACGCGCAGGACTCCCCGGTCCCCGGGCGCATCGGCGCGGACGGCAGGACCTGGCGGCCCGACGAGGACCGGCTGGCGCTCGCCGCCAAGTACACCGTCGACGTGGTGGCGCTGGACGCCGACGGCCGCCGCTCGGCCCGGCACACCACCTTCACCACGCTCGTCCCCGAGGAGCGGTTCATCGGCTACGTCACCCCCGAGAACCGGGCCGTCGTCGGCACCGGCATGATCGTCTCCCTCTCCTTCAGCCGGGAGATCACCGACCGCGCCGCCGTCGAACGCGCCGTGCGGGTCAGCGCGCAGCCGCCCGTCGAGATCCGCCCGCACTGGTTCGGCGGCAGCCGGCTCGACTTCCGCCCCGAGCAGTACTGGAAGCCCGGCACCGAGGTCACCGTCGACCTGAACCTGCGGGACGTCCAAGGGGCGCCCGGTGTCTACGGGTTGCAGGACAAGACCTTCGCGTTCACCGTCGGCCGCAGCCAGGTCTCGCTGGTGGACGCGGCCCGGCACACCATGCAGGTGCGCCGGGACGGCCGGCTGCTCGCCACCGTGCCGGTCACCGCGGGCGCCCCCGGCAACCCCACGTACAACGGGAAGATGGTGGTGATGGACATGCTGGACGTCACCCGCATGAACAGCCACACGGTCGGTTTCGGCGGCGAGTACGACATCCCCGACGTCCCGCACGCCATGAAGCTCACCGACTCCGGGACCTATCTGCACGGCAACTACTGGTCGCCGGACGCCCCCGGGCGCGTCAACGTCAGTCACGGCTGCGTGGGCCTCAGGGACGTCAAGGGCGGCAGTTCGGCCACCCCGGCCGGCTGGTTCTTCGACCGCAGCCTCATCGGTGACGTCATCGAGGTCGTGGGCAGCAGGGAGCGGACCGTCGCTCCCGACAACGGCCTCGGCGGCTGGAACATGACCTGGCAGGAGTGGAAAGCGGGCAGCGCGGTGAAGTAA
- the glgX gene encoding glycogen debranching protein GlgX, whose amino-acid sequence MTSAAEQRAPAGEPAAGTGQQPAVVNGARHAAVPAPVVWPGAPTPLGARFRVGPDGVAGTNFALWAGGAEAVRVCLFDERGRETRVPLTELTHEIWHGFVPGVMPGQRYGYRVDGRWDPWTGARWNPAKLLLDPYARAVDGEFTLPPQVYGHVRDWPEQYVADTVRDDRDSAPYVPKGVVVDDDDDWEDDRRPKTPWADSVIYELHVRGFTKLHPQIPEELRGTYAGLAHPAAIEHLVKLGVTAVELLPVHQFAHEDHLLRRGLRNYWGYNSIGYFAPHAGYAASGTTGEQVGEFKRMVRALHAAGIEVILDVVYNHTAEAGELGPTLSLKGIDNRGYYRLQDDARRYADYTGCGNTLHVVQPQVLRLITDSLRYWVTEMGVDGFRFDLAAALARSMHDVDMLSPFLAVIAQDPVLRRVKLIAEPWDIGSGGYQVGAFPPLWTEWNDRYRGAVRDFWRHALPDVREMGYRLSGSSDLYAWGGRRPYASVNFVTAHDGFTLRDLVSYERKHNEANGEHNRDGTDDNRSWNCGAEGETRDERIRALRRRQLRNLLTTLLLSTGVPMLVAGDELGRTQRGNNNAYCQDNEIGWLDWSLREDPAWRPLCDLTSRLIGLRHRHPVLRRRAFFSGRAQSADGLRDLAWFTARGAEMTEGDWYAPAATLGMYLSGRDIPGRDERGAPVVDDSFLAVLHAGERPTGFVLPGPPWAERYEVLVDTSREDQAEPPGTVHPAGTEITVPERAVLLLRVV is encoded by the coding sequence GTGACGAGCGCAGCCGAGCAGCGGGCACCGGCCGGGGAGCCGGCCGCCGGTACCGGGCAGCAGCCTGCCGTGGTGAACGGCGCCCGGCACGCCGCGGTGCCGGCCCCGGTGGTGTGGCCGGGCGCCCCGACACCGCTGGGGGCCCGGTTCCGGGTGGGCCCGGACGGGGTCGCGGGCACCAACTTCGCGCTGTGGGCGGGCGGGGCCGAGGCGGTCCGGGTGTGCCTGTTCGACGAGCGGGGGCGGGAGACCCGGGTGCCGCTGACCGAGCTGACGCACGAGATCTGGCACGGCTTCGTCCCGGGCGTGATGCCCGGTCAGCGCTACGGCTACCGGGTGGACGGCCGCTGGGACCCGTGGACCGGTGCCCGCTGGAACCCGGCCAAGCTGCTGCTGGACCCGTACGCGCGGGCGGTGGACGGGGAGTTCACGCTGCCGCCGCAGGTGTACGGGCACGTCCGGGACTGGCCCGAGCAGTACGTCGCCGACACCGTGCGCGACGACCGGGACTCGGCGCCGTACGTGCCGAAGGGCGTCGTCGTCGACGATGACGACGACTGGGAGGACGACCGCCGGCCGAAGACCCCGTGGGCCGACTCCGTCATCTACGAGCTGCACGTGCGCGGCTTCACCAAGCTGCACCCCCAGATTCCGGAGGAACTGCGCGGCACCTACGCCGGCCTGGCCCACCCGGCGGCGATCGAGCACCTGGTGAAGCTGGGCGTGACGGCCGTCGAACTGCTCCCGGTCCACCAGTTCGCGCACGAGGACCACCTGCTGCGCCGGGGCCTGCGCAACTACTGGGGTTACAACTCCATCGGCTACTTCGCCCCGCACGCCGGCTACGCGGCCTCCGGTACGACGGGAGAGCAGGTCGGCGAGTTCAAGCGGATGGTGCGCGCGCTGCACGCGGCCGGCATCGAGGTCATCCTCGACGTGGTCTACAACCACACCGCGGAGGCGGGCGAGCTGGGCCCGACCCTGTCGTTGAAGGGCATCGACAACCGCGGCTACTACCGGCTCCAGGACGACGCCCGCCGGTACGCCGACTACACCGGCTGCGGCAACACCCTGCACGTCGTCCAGCCCCAGGTGCTGCGCCTGATCACCGACTCGCTGCGGTACTGGGTGACGGAGATGGGCGTGGACGGCTTCCGCTTCGACCTCGCGGCGGCGCTGGCCCGCTCGATGCACGACGTCGACATGCTCTCGCCGTTTCTTGCGGTCATCGCCCAGGATCCCGTACTGCGCCGGGTGAAGCTCATCGCCGAGCCCTGGGACATCGGCTCCGGCGGCTACCAGGTCGGCGCGTTCCCGCCCCTGTGGACCGAGTGGAACGACCGCTACCGGGGCGCCGTCCGCGACTTCTGGCGGCACGCCCTGCCGGACGTCCGCGAGATGGGCTACCGCCTGTCCGGCTCCAGCGACCTGTACGCCTGGGGCGGCCGGCGCCCGTACGCCTCCGTCAACTTCGTCACCGCGCACGACGGGTTCACGCTGCGCGACCTGGTGTCGTACGAGCGCAAGCACAACGAGGCCAACGGCGAGCACAACCGCGACGGCACCGACGACAACCGCTCCTGGAACTGCGGGGCCGAGGGGGAGACGCGGGACGAGCGGATACGGGCGCTGCGCCGCCGTCAGCTGCGCAACCTCCTGACCACCCTGCTGCTGTCCACCGGCGTGCCCATGCTGGTGGCCGGCGACGAACTCGGGCGCACCCAGCGCGGCAACAACAACGCCTACTGCCAGGACAACGAGATCGGCTGGCTGGACTGGTCCCTGCGGGAGGACCCCGCCTGGCGCCCCCTGTGCGACCTGACCTCCCGGCTGATCGGCCTGCGCCACCGGCACCCGGTGCTGCGCCGCCGCGCCTTCTTCTCCGGGCGCGCCCAGTCGGCGGACGGGCTGCGGGACCTGGCCTGGTTCACCGCGCGGGGCGCGGAGATGACCGAGGGCGACTGGTACGCCCCCGCCGCCACGCTCGGCATGTACCTCTCCGGCCGGGACATCCCGGGCCGCGACGAGCGGGGCGCGCCGGTCGTGGACGACAGCTTCCTCGCGGTGCTGCACGCGGGCGAGCGGCCGACGGGGTTCGTGCTGCCGGGCCCGCCGTGGGCCGAGCGGTACGAGGTGCTCGTGGACACCTCGCGGGAGGACCAGGCGGAGCCGCCGGGCACGGTCCATCCGGCGGGCACGGAGATCACGGTGCCGGAGCGGGCGGTGCTGCTGCTGCGCGTGGTCTGA
- a CDS encoding SigE family RNA polymerase sigma factor — MEQARAGEYDAFVAARWSVLFHLARLLTGGDRHRAEDLLQESLVKLWFVWPKVADEAPEAYVRTVLARAAARSARRRWWGERPVEVLPEVAAAGDVSATVAERSRLEAALARLSPQQRAAVVLRYYQDLPDRQVAEILGCPVGTARSHAARGVARLRGLLADVIEPVG, encoded by the coding sequence ATGGAGCAGGCTCGGGCCGGTGAGTACGACGCGTTCGTGGCGGCCCGCTGGTCGGTGTTGTTCCATCTGGCCCGTCTGCTCACCGGAGGGGACCGTCACCGGGCCGAGGACCTGTTGCAGGAGTCCTTGGTCAAGCTGTGGTTCGTCTGGCCGAAGGTCGCCGACGAGGCACCGGAGGCGTATGTGCGCACGGTGCTGGCCCGGGCCGCGGCCCGTTCGGCCCGCCGGCGCTGGTGGGGCGAGCGGCCCGTGGAGGTGCTGCCCGAAGTGGCGGCGGCCGGCGATGTGTCGGCGACCGTGGCCGAGCGCTCCCGGCTGGAGGCGGCGCTCGCCCGGCTGAGCCCGCAGCAGCGGGCCGCGGTCGTGCTGCGCTACTACCAGGACCTGCCCGACCGGCAGGTCGCGGAGATCCTGGGCTGCCCGGTGGGCACCGCCCGGTCCCATGCGGCGCGCGGGGTGGCCCGGCTGCGCGGGCTGCTGGCCGACGTCATCGAGCCGGTGGGGTGA
- a CDS encoding glycosyltransferase family 39 protein, with product MTMALPRTHPPEARPAPVSRLRAATRRHGAPLALFGALKLTGFLSFLYLLSSAGDYRTKDPRFGGGAHAWDVLGTWDGWWYQQIALHGYDPRLVPVPDATGLITLEGNSAAFFPLYPALMRMVMAVTGLGPYGAGLLVSILASFAAALGVYAVAERFGGRRAGLAAAGLWAVWPGSGVEWAVYSDSLYVALAAWTCHAVMTRRWLTAGVLAFTAGLNRPTAAALIAGVGVAALLSLRRQEDDSLRPLAAAALAPLGLFGYLLWVGNRMGDLTGYFRLQSGAWAHEFDYGAQTLDVLTSVPVGHFGGYLFAYPFADVIGVGVVLLACALLPLLLRLRPPAVLVVHTVLTLALVLGSQQIFANVSRYLLPCFPLFLPLAVAMRRLSLPLQCTLLGIAALASGSYAGYVLFELGVP from the coding sequence ATGACCATGGCGCTGCCCCGCACACACCCCCCTGAGGCACGGCCGGCGCCCGTCTCCCGGCTGCGGGCGGCCACCCGCCGGCACGGGGCGCCGCTCGCCCTGTTCGGCGCGCTGAAGCTGACCGGCTTCCTCTCCTTCCTGTACCTGCTGTCCTCGGCCGGGGACTACCGCACCAAGGACCCCCGGTTCGGCGGCGGGGCACACGCCTGGGATGTGCTGGGCACCTGGGACGGCTGGTGGTACCAGCAGATCGCCCTGCACGGCTACGACCCGAGGCTCGTCCCGGTCCCGGACGCCACCGGCCTGATCACGCTGGAGGGCAACTCGGCGGCGTTCTTCCCGCTGTACCCGGCCCTGATGCGGATGGTCATGGCCGTCACCGGCCTCGGTCCCTACGGCGCCGGCCTGCTGGTGTCGATCCTCGCCTCCTTCGCCGCCGCCCTCGGCGTCTACGCCGTCGCCGAGCGGTTCGGCGGGCGGCGGGCCGGGCTCGCGGCGGCCGGGTTGTGGGCGGTGTGGCCGGGCTCGGGCGTGGAGTGGGCGGTCTACTCCGACTCTCTCTACGTGGCCCTGGCCGCCTGGACCTGCCACGCCGTCATGACCCGCCGCTGGCTCACCGCCGGTGTCCTCGCGTTCACGGCCGGCCTCAACCGCCCCACGGCCGCCGCGCTCATCGCCGGGGTCGGCGTCGCCGCGCTCCTCTCCCTGCGCCGCCAGGAGGACGACAGCCTGCGCCCCCTGGCCGCGGCGGCCCTGGCCCCGCTCGGCCTGTTCGGCTACCTCCTGTGGGTCGGCAACCGCATGGGCGACCTGACCGGCTACTTCAGGCTCCAGTCGGGCGCCTGGGCGCACGAGTTCGACTACGGCGCACAGACCCTGGACGTGCTGACGTCCGTACCGGTGGGCCACTTCGGCGGCTACCTGTTCGCGTACCCCTTCGCGGACGTCATCGGCGTCGGTGTGGTCCTGCTCGCGTGCGCTCTGCTCCCCCTGCTCCTGAGGCTGCGGCCGCCGGCGGTGCTCGTCGTGCACACCGTTCTCACGCTCGCCCTGGTCCTCGGCAGCCAGCAGATCTTCGCGAACGTCTCCCGCTATCTGCTGCCCTGCTTCCCGCTGTTCCTGCCGCTCGCGGTCGCGATGCGCCGGCTGAGCCTGCCCCTGCAGTGCACCTTGCTCGGCATCGCGGCGCTGGCTTCGGGGTCGTACGCGGGGTATGTGTTGTTCGAGCTGGGGGTGCCGTGA
- a CDS encoding ABC transporter ATP-binding protein: MTTTTASTPSAEDDELPGPRSEGHARDGDVFDRDVLPAPPGATAALLRSLLAPLKARAAVTTLLLLLQQAVVQMGPLLVAYAIDTAVPAFRDDRHGPLIAVAVGCLLCALLSGALQFAFIETSARVSQDVLLDLRGRIFRHAQALSIDFHERYTSGRLISRSTTDVESLRELLDEGLQELVTVVLSFVYISAMLLWLDLGLGAVAVASFVPLYLLVRLYQRRAGRVYRVRSTAIAAVIVKFVETMNGIRPVRAFRREAANDAEFAALNARHERTNGDAMLEMARYVVGSRLVANTSVAGIVLWGAYRVASGSLELGVLAAAVLYLRRLYDPIDRLGMFLNSYQSAAASLEKIAGLLAQTPSVPEPAKPRELPAPKGDFPGREVVFDRVRFGYRTGGEVLPRFDLTLPAGQTVAVVGATGAGKSTLAKLLARFYDPSEGRVLLDGVDLRELSVPELRRGVVMVTQEAFLFSGTVADNIAIGRPDATRAEIEQAAKAIGAHEFIGALPDGYDTDVRKRGGRISAGQRQLVAFARALLADPAVLILDEATSSLDIPGERAVQRAMSTVLRGRTAVVIAHRLSTVEIADRVLVMEHGRIVEDGRPDELIGGTGRFADLHRAWRDSLA; the protein is encoded by the coding sequence CCGCCGTGACCACCCTCCTGCTGCTGCTCCAGCAGGCGGTGGTACAGATGGGCCCGCTGCTGGTGGCGTACGCCATCGACACCGCCGTACCGGCGTTCCGGGACGACCGGCACGGCCCGCTGATCGCGGTGGCCGTCGGCTGTCTGCTGTGCGCGCTGCTGTCCGGCGCGCTGCAGTTCGCGTTCATCGAGACCTCCGCCCGGGTCAGCCAGGACGTGCTGCTGGACCTGCGCGGCCGGATCTTCCGGCACGCACAGGCGCTGAGCATCGACTTCCACGAGCGCTACACCTCGGGGAGGCTGATCTCCCGCTCCACGACGGACGTCGAGTCGCTGCGCGAGCTGCTCGACGAGGGCCTGCAGGAGCTGGTGACCGTCGTGCTGTCCTTCGTCTACATCTCGGCGATGCTGCTGTGGCTGGACCTCGGCCTGGGCGCGGTCGCGGTGGCCTCCTTCGTGCCGCTGTACCTGCTCGTACGGCTCTACCAGCGGCGGGCGGGCCGGGTGTACCGGGTGCGGTCCACGGCGATCGCGGCGGTGATCGTGAAGTTCGTGGAGACGATGAACGGCATCCGTCCGGTGCGCGCCTTCCGCCGGGAGGCGGCGAACGACGCCGAGTTCGCCGCGCTGAACGCGCGCCACGAGCGCACGAACGGCGACGCCATGCTGGAGATGGCCCGCTATGTGGTCGGCTCCCGGCTGGTGGCCAACACGTCGGTCGCGGGGATCGTACTGTGGGGTGCCTACCGGGTGGCGTCCGGCTCGCTGGAGCTGGGCGTGCTGGCCGCGGCCGTGCTGTATCTGCGCCGGCTGTACGACCCGATCGACCGGCTGGGCATGTTCCTGAACTCCTACCAGTCGGCCGCCGCCTCCCTGGAGAAGATCGCCGGGCTGCTGGCGCAGACCCCGTCCGTGCCGGAGCCGGCAAAGCCGCGCGAACTCCCGGCGCCGAAGGGCGACTTCCCGGGCCGCGAGGTCGTCTTCGACCGAGTACGGTTCGGCTACCGTACGGGCGGCGAGGTGCTGCCCCGTTTCGATCTGACCCTCCCGGCCGGGCAGACGGTCGCCGTGGTCGGCGCCACGGGCGCGGGCAAGTCCACGCTCGCCAAGCTCCTCGCCCGCTTCTACGACCCCTCCGAGGGCCGCGTGCTCCTCGACGGGGTGGACTTGCGCGAGCTGTCCGTGCCGGAACTGCGGCGCGGGGTGGTCATGGTGACCCAGGAGGCGTTCCTGTTCTCCGGCACGGTCGCGGACAACATCGCCATCGGCCGGCCCGACGCCACCCGTGCCGAGATCGAGCAGGCGGCGAAGGCGATCGGCGCGCACGAGTTCATCGGCGCCCTGCCCGACGGCTACGACACCGACGTCCGCAAACGCGGCGGGCGCATCTCGGCCGGCCAGCGCCAACTGGTCGCGTTCGCCCGCGCGTTGCTCGCAGACCCGGCCGTACTGATCCTCGACGAGGCGACCAGCTCCCTGGACATCCCGGGCGAGCGGGCCGTCCAGCGCGCGATGTCGACGGTGCTGCGGGGCCGTACGGCCGTGGTGATCGCGCACCGGCTGTCGACCGTGGAGATCGCGGACCGGGTCCTGGTGATGGAGCACGGCCGGATCGTGGAGGACGGCCGCCCGGACGAACTGATCGGCGGCACGGGCCGCTTCGCGGATCTGCACAGGGCGTGGCGGGACAGCCTGGCGTAG